ATATTAGAGAGGAGTTTCAGTGCCTGACCATACAGACAGGCATAGCTaaacctctttcctctcttcctctccccttcctacTTCTAACTTCTATAAATTACCACCTGAGAGTTCCTGACTTAGTGTCCTTGttaacaaagaaaacaattttggACTTCCAGTGCAATGAAGTCAGAACTTTATGGAACAAACTCATCTGCAATAGAACTCAGTGAAATTTCTCCACTACCACGTGTGCCTTAATGTGCCTACACTGGGCTTTGTTGCTGAAGTCCTCACACTTCCCGGCTTCACAGCTTCCTACTGAGCTCCTGGAGGCTGATCTCCTGACAATTGCCACTGTATTGGACTGGATGGGGTCACTTGATCAACCACATCTCtccagagctttgggtgtgtggacaGGACCACAGCTCTGACCACATACTCTTGGGAGCTGGAAGCCCCATTTTGGTAGCAAACCTGTTTCCCTATTCTTGCAGTACATGATCTTCTAATAGCTTATTCTCTGTctactgaaggaaagaaaaatatttcttttgggaGCAGGAGTTGAAACTGGTTGCAAAGCAAACGTTAATTAGCCACTGACAAGAAAAAAGTGTAGCTAATGCTCAGTGGATACTGCTTTTGACTGAGAAACAGATGACCCGGAATTACTCATTCCTGAAAAAGCTAGAGACTTTTTTCATGGTTTTCACAGAACCGTTGCATAAACAAAATCCAGTAGTATTAATCGCTAGGCCAAGCTAGAAAAGGACATGTAAGCCAAGGCCTACCAGGAAAGAAATTTGCAAATAGTACTCACTTGTCCAATACCTAAAGCAAACCTGTACGAGCAGAACACAAACAGGGCGAGGCTATTTCCTCCCAGAGCCAAAGTCACATCTGAGGCCATTCAAAAATAGTGCCAGGAAGGCACCCACAGCTGGGGGAGAATGGCGTTACCATCGTTCTGTAAGTAAATATATCAGAGAAAGGCACAAGCACTGGCACGTGACCACAAACACTGCAAAATTTAGAGtgagatttcattttcatttccttcctgagCCAATAGATTGTCTATGTTCAGGACCTAAAAGATGACCTAAAGCCATTAGCAAAGACATAAATGTGcttagaaatgaaatatttataccATATGGAGAAGACACTTGTTCTGCTGTAATGGACTGGAGAAATTAATCTTATTATATAAGAAAGGAACTATAGAGAATATTCACTTTTTCTTTACCTCACAGAGTATTCAAGCAGTACAGGGTTAAAAGTAAGTGCTGGGAAATTTTCCTGTCTTTATTAAAAAGCTTCTGATCCTGATGATAGAGGGCCACTTTATGCTAAACTTAATTTCATGGTAACTCCATACCTCTTGGCCTGGGAGTCTGCTACGCATGGGATTCAGGCAAAGCGATTTTTCAGAATCACAGATTTCAGGAGGAAACAATCTGTGAGAAAGTGACTTTTAGAGATACAGGCTGGCTGAAGTTGACAAATGTTAGTCCAGGCCTCAGGAACTGGATTATTGAACATGAGgcaaggaaggcaaagaaagtACTTCCAAGCCCTGGGTGCTCAGGGCTGGATGCAGCTTTCGTGATCAAGACGGACATACCGCTGTGCAGCTTCTCCTAGTTTTGTACCCAAGAGCATGGGCTCTGTGGTGGACAGTCTGAGTGAGAAGactcatttctcttcattttgctgATGTCTCTTTATTTCTATCCACCCTTCCAGGAAATGCACCAACCTTAGGCACAGGCACTGGtttgtttgcttaaaaataattgcaaTGTGAGATTACCTTGAAGAAGAAGCCACCACACATAGTAACCTGGCTACATTGCACAAATCTGCATTAAGGTaagtctaaaagaaaaataagataaaatgagGATTTCAGGCTTCTTGATATCTTCATAAAGTACCTTttgttactgaaatattttaattaaattaaatatttagattGTGCTCTCACATTTTCAGACTTATTGGTGATTTAGAAATtaggctctggagagctgctgtaCTAAATATGTATCCATAAAATCAGTAACACTTCTTATGTACCAAAACTATAAAGGATTTCATATCACACAGAGAAGATGGGGTGGATTAAGTGTTTCCAAAATATGAAATAACTATTTTCAGTTAGGAAAAAATGCAGTTAGGCAACCTGAAGCTGAAGAGACTTTGGTGAGTGTTAGAGTAGGCTTCATCAGAAGATATTATTTGACTATGAGAGTTTCAAGTCAATTCCAGGGTAAGTACTGCTCTCAGGAATGCATTCACTGATAGCAATAGTTAAGAAAGCATTAGATAACAGAATGGTGAGAGATATTTGAAATTAGTCCTCTGAAGGTATTTGTTAGAAAGAACCAGCAATAACACATCTAACTACAAATTACAATAGACACAATCTCTCTAGTGCATTGATCGACTTTAGTGGAGCAATTTCAAACCGGAGACCCTGCAAGAAGTTGATTATTTGAAAATCTTAAAGTATCTGATGTATTTGGATCCTCCTAATTCACTAGGGACTATTGCACTTGTGATATCTAGGAAGAGCTTGTATGAATGCTTGTCCTATTGTATGACACCCCATCAGCGGGAGCCGGCAGCAGGAACTGTGGAATCTTAATTCTGCCCTCATTCACAGCCCAGAAAGAAATATTGTCACCTTTATGCCTCTTGGATTGCAGAAGCAGCTGGGAAGCAGAGTAGTCCTTGACATATGGTAGAGTAACCTCTCCTTCTTAGGCAGGTTTTTTAACTTGTGCAGTGCTGATAAGGCTCTTTATAGAACAACTCCCATGCTCGAATAACAACATATCACAGTGTACTATGTCTTCACTTCTGCCTTCCCTCATTGCCTAACATACCCATCTCTgctaaaagcacaagaaaggaCTGGACTGTTCTGTTGGCCCTCTGCCACTGGggcaaataaaatctttcttttactgACACTTTTGGGATGATATGCAGGAACTATAGCAGAAATCAGAAACCAATGGAAATAGCACTGATATCTGCAGTTCTGCTCAGGACCTTACTTTCCTCATAACTTCTACAGTGTCTGTAATTCTTCTTTCACTTCTGAcctcagagaaaggaagaaagagctaCAAATCTCTTTTCAGAATTATTATGGCATCACTTTCACATAGTGCCTACTCCTAAATCTATGGGGGATCCCAAACAAACCCCAAAGGTTCTCAGTGACTCGTATATCCAAAGTCAGTGACATAATGTTCGATAGATATTCTGAAATTATTCTACTTTTGAGCAGATGCACCTTCATGCTAAATGCACCTAGTTCATCACACTTTTGACCTTCACTCAGCCTTGAGTGACTCATCTGTATAGTTTTTCCTTTGATCACAAGGTAGGATGCCTTGAACTCACGTGTCATTGCCATGCCCTCTTTCTGATCATTACCTGTAGCAaccttgcttgtttttatttcagttacttCCAATGACGTTATTACCTGGTTAGGTAGAAACCCTCGTTTACCTTTTTTGGCATGTTCCAGGATCTCTGGATGCCTGACTTTTAAAACATAAGTAGTCACATTCTTCCAAAATACATTCAATTCAATTCTAGCATTACAAAAATCTGAAGTTCTTGTTCTGCAGAAATTATATAGGGGCATTGAAAAGCGTAGTTGAAATAAATGATTCATTACAACAGGTGAAAATGCTTTTGCAGTTGTGTATGATTTGGTCAGGAGATATTTCTATTCtacaagatttttcttctttcttttttctgtccccAGAAAAGTGAAAAGTGCTACACTGCAGGTTTGCTTGATGAATGCTCTGTTGCAGGCAGAAAGCAGGTCCAGCACTGGAGTGATCGTGTGACTTACCCTATGATGTCTTTGCAAATACATTTGTAAGAACATGAGGAGACATGTGCCTTTCTCCTGAACTTTGATAAAAAGATGACAACAAACAATGAAAGTTCAGTAATATAGATAGGAATGGAAATGAAAATCATATCTTAGAGCTATTGTATTTTGAAAACAGTCTACATACAGTGAGATTCATCTCATTTAGCTTTAGTGAAAAATAAGGTACCTAATCTGAGCTAATCATATAGGCTTTTTCCAGAGCCATTAAGGAAACAGGCACCTCCAGAGATAATTTATCCCATCTCTCTTAAACACCTGTTTTGAGCTAGGACTATTTAGTTTGGTACTACTGGTACTCTCCAATCCAGACAAGTACTAGAGGTACTTCCCTCTGTCATCGGCTGCAGAGGAACACAGACAAATGGCTTAGATTAGACACTACATTTTTAGACaactaataaatatttttagacaGTTACATAAAGAGAGGCAATTCCAGAAAATGAGCTAAATGTtccattttcatttgatttggaCCTTTTAACATCTGTCCACATAACATCAGCAATAacaacaatgaaaataattttaaaagctctcAATCAATTGTTAAGTAATTCTCACTTTTAGccatttttttcactgatttgAAATATCACTTAGGGCAAATAATTTGCCCTTTCTGTCACAATTTTTTATCTTTACATTGGAATAACAATACTGTcaaaattcattaaaaagttGCAAGCATCATGTCTTTACTACTTGAAAGATCTTTGGCTTCTTCATGAAGAAAACACTATACACTTACGATGACGAATATTATTAATGCCACAGTATAACAGCAACAGTAATAATGAAATAGCTTCTATTCACTGAGATGCACAACAAAATGGACTAAAACTCATTCAGATTCACTTCAGTCTgtaacctctgtgtgtgtggtgggtgCTCAATACCTTGAAGAATGCATATGTAGCTGGGATGAGTTACATGCACAACTGCTGTGGGGCCCAGGGTTGCAGGGCAGTGAACTGCCTTTGTAACAGTCATGTAATAATGCTGCAAATTTCTGTAGTGGGAAAAAATGAGGCTCTCAGACTCCTTggtattatttatttcttttataatattGCAAACGTACGTGTTTGAAAGGCCAGTACTTCTCAAATCAGCCCATGATTTGGAGGATGCAGCTGGAGACATCTGAAAGTGAAGTGGTCCTGATTTTCCTAAATTATTCCTCACTTGTGCAGAGAAAACTGGGCTCCTTTTCATGTGTCTCAAGgtggccattaaaaaaaaatgaatgcattcaAAATCTGCAATTGCTTTTGGAACGACTGGTGTCATATAATCCCTTGCTCCAGAGACTTTCGATACAAGACCCTGACCATTCAAACACTGATTAACTGACGTGTTATGGTACTTTAGTACCATAAGCTACATGTGATAATAAATGTAAGAATTTTTATAAGTGCAAGCCATCATCCTacaaaaattctgtatttttgtatgaACTTTATGCACACAGCCTCACTGAGCTAAGATGATTCATGAAGAAAAGCTATTTGCATGGGTGTTCACAGGATGGAGGCATAAGCGCACAGACAAAACGGTGAAAGTAAACGAGTAGCAAAAGGTGTAAAAACAGTATTTGGGAGTTGACAGGCAGCTGGTAGTTTCAGAGACATTATTGGGGGCGGGAAGTTCTGCTTCGTGTGCTTTTGGTTTAATGCGCCCCGCGGGAGAAGGAGTCCTTCTTTTCTTTACGAAATCCCGTTGGTACCTATTTTCCCTCCTGAGATCCGAGAAAATTCCCTGAACCGCCGCCGCGGGCCTCCCcgcctcctgctgctcctcccgCCAGCGGGGAGcggcccgcggggcagagccgccccggcgccgccggccgcctcccGGGTGCCAGGCTCCATCTAGCGGCGCggccgggcacggccgggcggcTCGGGAGCCCCCGCCGACAGCAGGTAACGACCCCGCCGCTGCCTTTCCCGGCTGCGGCATCTCCTCTCTGGCCGAGGCGGCTGCAACTTGCGGCCCGCCGTGAATGAGCGCTGCCGGGCTCGGCGGCAGCTGCGCGGTTCCTCCCGGCGCACAGCCCGCGCCTGCCTCCGCGGCCGCTCGCTGCTCGCTGCCGCTGCGCCGCGCGCAAAGCCCGCGGCCGCCGCTGGGCACTGAGCGCGTTACGGAGCGGGGAGCCTGAGAGGTCTGGGGAGCAGGGGGCATGCTGTGTTTTGCCGAGGGCTAATTTCTCTGAGCGAGGTAAAAAAGCATCCCGCAAAGGCACGGCCGCTTTATTTCTGATAAGGGGAATAGAGGCTGGGCAGGCTCCGACCCAGCAGCTCGGCTCTGCCGGTTCGATCCGAGCGCTCTGACCTCCGCTGCGGCCGTTTTATTCCCTTCTTAATGAGTCCTGCTTCTCTGCCCCCCAGCATAGCCCCTGTCCTCACCTCCGCATAACCCCTGGATTTCCTTTAATGTATATGAATACGAACATGTATACGCatccccctccagcccccttgCCTCTGCCTCCGCTGGCATCTGGGCAAGGTTTGCCCGGCCGGCTGCACCGCGCCGGGGACAGAGGGGGTCGGGACGGCAGCGGAAAGCTTCGAGGTGCGGACGGGGAGGGAGCGACTTCAGGGTGTCCCCTGTGAAATGATGTCACCCGATCAATATTTTCGGGGGGAGTGACAGATCTGACCAATTCCTGCTATGAAATGGGCTCTATATTGGAACTGGATTTAGCCGAATCGATCGGGCTGATAACAGAGAGCTATAAAAGGCCGGGGGCTGGCTGCGCCTGCCCTGCATCCCGAGGCGATCCGCTCCAGAGCGCGCCGAGCCGCCGCTCTCTCCGCCGGCGTCGGCGCTGCGGGGCAGGCGGCGGACGGGCGAGGGAGCACCGAGCGACCGGGGGCGATGGGGGAGCGCCTGGGCAAGTCCCCCGCCTCCCTGGCGCTGCTCGGCCTCGCGTTGGCCGTGGGGGCCAGGTCGCTGCCTTTATCGGACGCCGGCCCCCATGTGAACTACGGCTGGGGGGAGCCCATACGGCTGCGGCACCTCTACACCGCCAGCAAGCACGGGCTCTTCAGCTACTTCCTGCGGATCGGCAGCGACGGCCGGGTGGACGGCGCCGGCAGCCAGAGCCCGCAGAGTGAGtgctgcggggggcggggggcggcgggccgggggcggcggggccggggcggcggcgctaaCCTGCTGTCCCTTCCCCGCACAGGTCTGCTGGAGATCCGCGCCGTGGCGGTGCGCACCGTGGCCATCAAGGGCGTGCGGAGCTCCCGCTACCTCTGCATGGAcgcggcggggcggctgcgcgggcaggtgagcggcggcgcggggcccccagGGCCGGGACCGCGACGGGGCCGGGGCTGTCGGAGCCCCTTGGAGGggcctgcccccgccgcccgggaAAGGCTGAAGCCCTCCGCTGGGACGGGCGAACAAAGCTTCCGACCCCCCTCTCCTCCATAAGACCCTGATTTTGTCACTCTTACTGCCTAAAAGGTCACCATGGTTATTAGGAGAGCGCAGCACGAAAAGAAGCAGCTTTCTAACGCGAATCATCTACTATTTCCATTACGTGTTACATGTCCCCAGAAGAGACTGAAAATACAATATACAGCAAAATTTCACTGATGTTTAAAAACCctaatcggggggggggggggattgcttCTGCCACAGAAATAGAGTAAATTAGCCCATAGAGTCCGAATTATACACACTTCTTGTAATTAGTTTCTTGCTATTCAGATTAAGTATTCCGAAGAAGAGTGCTCCTTGGGAGAGGAGATGCACCCACATGGCTCCCATGTGTGCACGTCCCAGCAAGGCAGGGTCGGGCTCTCCTCAAGTACCAGACAGAAACAAGGACTTCAGGGGGGAGAGGACTCTCCTCCCCTGTCTCACTTGGTCCTTCAGACCCGCAGCAGCACACTTGTGGGACACTTAGAGGCTGAGAAGTTTAGCGACCCCCTAACGCAATGTTGTTAGCCCATGCTTTTCACCTAGTGTGTCAGCGTATCAGCTAAACATCATCAGCGACATAAAC
This window of the Dromaius novaehollandiae isolate bDroNov1 chromosome 5, bDroNov1.hap1, whole genome shotgun sequence genome carries:
- the FGF19 gene encoding fibroblast growth factor 19; the protein is MGERLGKSPASLALLGLALAVGARSLPLSDAGPHVNYGWGEPIRLRHLYTASKHGLFSYFLRIGSDGRVDGAGSQSPQSLLEIRAVAVRTVAIKGVRSSRYLCMDAAGRLRGQLRYSTEDCSFEEEIRPDGYNVYKSKKHGISVSLSNAKQRQQFKGKDFLPLSHFLPMINTVPVESTDFGEYGDYSQAFESDMYSSPLETDSMDPFGITSKLSPVKSPSFQK